In Chryseobacterium camelliae, one DNA window encodes the following:
- a CDS encoding serine hydrolase domain-containing protein — protein MNKIFQITVGVLMMSHISAQTTVTGTKGYDIDSIITTEMNRTGIVGLSAAVIVDKKVAWKKGYGFSDRENRIPFTTSTLMNIASVSKTITGACIMKAVEQGKVSLDEDINTYLPFKIINPYHPDSKITLRNLATHTSGLADRYPLYTDSLYTYGKDAELPLSDFLKNYFVPGGKYYSRENFIDHEPGTYREYSNIGAGLAGYIVELRTGMKLNQYSRKYIFKPLGMARTGWFLSEVDLKSHTRLYSKDSSTIKQIPLYGCVTYPDGGVRTSVDDLSRFFILLLQNGSYKGKQLFREKDIREMLRFQFTGDHKPDNVNPDKLNSGIFWATKMGGKRIGHNGSDPGVRTFMLSDLNQEIAVILFANTSLSEKEEDVFFNLYDALYELGLKIKNSEHSPKKHPR, from the coding sequence ATGAATAAAATTTTCCAGATAACGGTAGGGGTTCTGATGATGAGCCATATCAGTGCACAAACCACAGTAACCGGAACAAAAGGTTATGATATAGACAGCATCATCACAACGGAAATGAACCGTACCGGCATTGTGGGACTGAGTGCCGCTGTGATCGTTGACAAAAAAGTAGCCTGGAAAAAAGGCTATGGCTTTTCCGACCGGGAAAATCGCATTCCTTTTACGACCAGTACCCTGATGAATATTGCTTCGGTATCGAAGACCATTACAGGAGCCTGCATCATGAAAGCGGTGGAACAGGGAAAAGTTTCGCTGGATGAAGATATCAATACATATTTGCCGTTTAAAATAATCAATCCTTATCATCCCGATTCTAAAATCACCCTGCGGAACTTAGCCACCCATACTTCGGGGCTTGCCGACAGGTATCCATTGTATACAGACAGCCTGTATACCTACGGCAAGGATGCTGAGCTGCCCTTAAGCGATTTCCTGAAAAACTATTTTGTTCCGGGCGGGAAATATTACAGCAGGGAAAACTTCATCGATCATGAACCGGGTACATACCGGGAATACTCCAATATCGGAGCTGGATTGGCCGGTTATATCGTAGAACTGCGGACAGGAATGAAGCTGAATCAATACAGCAGGAAATATATTTTTAAACCGCTGGGAATGGCCCGTACCGGATGGTTTCTTTCGGAGGTTGACCTGAAATCCCATACCAGGCTTTATTCAAAGGACAGCAGTACGATAAAGCAGATTCCTTTATATGGATGCGTTACTTATCCGGACGGCGGCGTAAGGACTTCCGTTGATGATTTATCGCGTTTTTTTATCTTGCTTCTTCAAAACGGTTCTTATAAAGGAAAACAGCTATTCAGGGAAAAGGATATCAGGGAGATGCTCAGGTTTCAGTTTACAGGAGACCATAAGCCGGATAACGTTAACCCGGATAAATTAAATTCAGGTATTTTCTGGGCGACCAAAATGGGCGGAAAACGTATCGGCCATAACGGTTCTGATCCCGGTGTAAGAACTTTTATGCTTTCTGATCTTAACCAGGAAATTGCAGTCATCCTTTTTGCCAATACTTCACTTAGTGAAAAGGAAGAAGACGTTTTTTTCAATCTCTACGACGCGCTTTACGAATTGGGGCTGAAAATTAAAAACAGTGAACACTCTCCAAAAAAGCATCCACGATAA